The region TACAGATCGTTCGAGGCAATACTCTTTTAAGGATTTACGAATGTCTGAACTGCCCGATGCTCTCTGGCTCAATGTAAGTGCGGCTCTACAGGGATTTGATCGCCCGTTGCTTAAATCTTTATCTCATCATGTTTCTATTGCACAGTGGCAATATTACCAACCGCAGGATGAGGGGTTGTCTTTAGAAACTGCACTAGTTTTACTCCATGATTATTTGAAACAACATCCTCGTCCAATTCATCTGCTAGGGCATGGCACAGGTGGATTGTTGGCATTGCTTTACACTCGTCGCTATTCTGAACGGGTGCGATCGCTAACGCTATTATCTGTGGGGGTACACCCTGCGGTCGATTGGCAGGCTCATTACTATGCCCAACTGCAACTCTTGCCCTATTCGCGTAGAATGCTGTTAACCCAAACGGTGTTCAACCTATTTGGTTACCAGTCTCCTCCAATTGCACGAGAACTTCAACAGTTATTAGAGCGAGATCTAGAGAGTTCTTTATCACCTCATAGTTTGTATCAGAGGGTCAGTTTTTTCCCAGGTGGAGTAACGGTGCCTCTTTTAGTATGTGGCAGCAACACAGATATGGTGATTGATCCTAATTTGTTACAGGGATGGCAACCTTGGTTAAAACCGGGCGATCGCCTTTGGGTTTGCCCTGATGGGCGTTACTTCTTCCATTTCTTTCATCCACAACTTGTGAGTCAGCAAATTACTCAGTTTTGGATTTCTCAGCAGCCACAAACTAACACAAACATAAGTTTAGAAGTAATTTCTTCCAATAAGTCCAGGTAAATATGCTCTCCCTTATTAGTCTTGCTGTATCTAATTTCATCAGATTTTTATGGTGTCCAACTTTAATCTGGATAGGATTGGTTGGATTTTTCTTAGCAATTTTCTATGCTGTGCAGGATGGAGTTGCCAGATTAAGACGCTTACATCAAATTCCCTGCAGCCGTTGTGTATTCTTCAGTAGTGATTATCGCTTAAAGTGCGCAGTACACCCTTGTAAGGCATTATCTGAAGAAGCAATTAATTGTTTAGATTACGAAGCATCAGCTCATCGATCCAGGCGATTCCTAACAGGACAATCCTCTATAAAAACCCCCAAATCCCTCGCTTGACAAGCTTGTTACCTAGATTACGTAAAATCAGCGAAAAGAGCTTGGCTTAGTGTGTAACCAGAACCCTTTTCGCTTAACTTCACTGAGTAAACAGAGTAATCAGCCTATGCCACAGTGCTAAACAATACAGCCCACAATACACCTACAGCAGCGATCGCCAGCAACAGATTAGTGAAAAAGCGACCCGCTTCTGCATTAAAGCCCAGCGCCTTGTCTTCCTGCCCTGCGGTAAAAAACAGCGACCAAGCCTGATTCGCGGTAATCACCTCAGACTGAGCATTAAACTCAGGTCTGAAAACAACGGGACCAATCAGATACTTATCGGGAAAATTGAAGTCCGTTTTCATGAGAGTTTTCTCCTAAACTGCATCTACTTACTTGTCTAAATTTCGTCCTTAGGGAAAGCTTACAGCCCTGTTAGCCACCCAATCACACCATGCCCGGTGACAACTTCTAGTGCCAGAGTTGCAACAAAACCAATCATTGCCAACCTTCCATTCAACTTTTCAGCGTATTCATTGAAGCCAAATTTTTGGGTGTCATCCACATACATCTTGGGTTCAACCGCATAGACATTCGCGCGTCCGCCTTCTTCCATCACCTGTCCACGAACCATAGCATCGTCTCCTTTCGCTTAATCTTATGTAACAAAATATAACGTAATATGAATAATTATTGCAACAATCTTGACAGGTGAATTTTTCGTATTAGCCGAACCTGGATAGGCAGGCTAACCATCACATCGCTACTCTTTTTTAGGGCGAAACCTCACAAGCTATTGCCAATCAAGATGAAGGGTGCCCAGTAGTAAGGATGGGAAAAATCGGGCGATCGCCCTTGGGTTGACCAAGTTCCTGGTTCTGCTGCAATCAGGATATCGGACCGCTGAGGGGCATCTTTAGCCGTAAGATTGCCTTGCAGTAATTCCAGTTGCGCTCGCTGGAGCGCAGCGGCTTTAGTCATGGTGCCCTTTGCTAATTGTTTATAAAACTGTTGCATCAGGAGACTAGTACTGGCATCATTCACCAGCCAGAGAGAGGCAAGGACAGATTTGGCTCCTCGATGTAGAAAGTAACCACTGATGCCAGAGATTTCAGTACCGTCCTGGGCAGACCTACTCAACCCGGTTTCGCAAGCACTTAGAACAACGAGATGGGTAGAGTGGAGTTGGTTGAGGCTGGCAATTTCTGTAATGGGGAGGCGATTGCCGTTGCCCAACAGTAAAAAAGACTCTGTAATGCTTCTGGGGTTGAAACTACCATGCGTGGCAATGTGCAGCACGCGGAAGGAGGCAATATTTTCGCGTAGCGTATCAGCCGTAAACGCTTCATCCAGGTGAATCTTACCAGGATAGATCCCTTGATTATTGCCATCCTGAACGATCGCATTAAGCTCAGCCGGGACATTGGGGAGTGGAGCAAAGGTTGAGAAAGCTTTAGAAGTTCCCAGCGCCAGGACAGTTGGCAATTCCCCATTGGGAGAGAAGCGATCGTTCATGTCACTCTCGGTCGTGATCATATTAGACAGTGCATAGCGTTGTGCCAAATATTGGTTCCCATCATGCAAAGCGGCAACTGGGATGTAGCGGGTAACATGATCAAGCGAGAAAATCAGAGCTTGTTTAGGATTTTTCGCCAGTTCGGTTTGCAGAGGGGGCGGCACCAACCAGTTGTAGAGTTGAGTGCTGGTCGCTTTGAGCGCATCTAAGTTGCTGAAGGGTGAGCCAATTTGCTGGCGGAATTTTTGAACTGTTGCGGTCAGTTGAGCCTGCGTGACGCTGGGAACGACGATCGCAGTGCCGTTGCCCTGCGCATCAGTCCACACTACCCAGAACTTATCGCCAACCACTAGATTTTGAATCAGCAGTGTCTCCGGTTTTGCCTTGAGAATGGCTTGGGGATTCCCAAGTTCACTGAGAATTTTGTTACTTTCCTGAGTGATGCGATCGCGGTTGCGAGTCAGGAATTGGCTGAGGGTGATCAGGGTTTCCGGAGTCAAGGATTTTTCAGTAACCTGCTCTTCAAATGTCTGGAGTGTTTTGGCTTCGAGGGGATGGAAAGGAAGTTGAACTGGCAATGAATCCGTGTCTTCATTACCATAACTACGAACTTCTTGAACCTTTAAGAGTTCTAAAATTGATTGGGCTTCCCGAATGCGCCCCTGAGTCAATAGTAAATCCGCTAAACTGCGATAGGTTCCAGCCACAGAACTTGTATAAATCTCTTGTAAGTCTCTTGGTAGTTTCTTAATTTCTTGGCGAATGGATTCACTAGTATTGACAGATTGCTTGTAAAAAACGATGGCTAACTCAGGTTGATTTTGCTTTTGTAACGTTGCGCCAATGTAGCTCAACGCAATGCGTTCCCCATCACGATTTTTGATTTGACGTGCCATTTCCAATCCTGACTTGTGCAGGTCGATCGCCTTGGCATAGTCCCCAATTGCTAAGTAGGCATTGCCCAGTGAGCCTAAGGTTTTTGCTTGCCCACGTCGATCATTCACTGCTTGAGCAATTTCTAGACTGGCTTGGTAATACCGGATAGCTTCTAGATACTTCCCCTGCGCAACGTAAGCATTGCCCAGGTATCCAAGTGACTTTCCTTCTCCCCGGCGATCGCTAATTTCCTGGGCAGCCTCTAAACTTGCCTGGTGATATTTGATCGCCTCTTGATAGTCGCCCTGGTCATGATAGGCGTTGCCCAGATAACCCAATGACTTGGCTTTGCCCAATCGATCATTAAGCTGAATCGCAATTTCCAGGCTTTGCTTGTAGTAATCAATCGCTTTGGGATAGTTTCCCAGCGACCGATACACCAGTCCTAAAAATCCCAAAGATTGTCCCTGACCACGTGTTTCTTTAATCGCGCGCGTAATGGCTAAACGCCGTTCATGAAATTCGATCGCTTTAGCATAGTTTCCTTGCGCCCGATAGGCATTCCCTAGGTTCCCCATCGCATTTCCTTCCCCCTGGCGATCGCCAATCTCGCGGGCAATGGCTAACCGTTGCTCATGATATTTGATAGCTTGTGTATAGTTGCCCTGAGCGTAATAGTTCATCCCTAGGTTGCCCAATGCTGATCCTTCGCTGCGGCGATCACCAATCTCGCGAGTAATTCCTAGACTCAGTTGGTGATATTCCATTGCTCTTGCCGAGTCTCCCCGCGTGCGATAGGCAACCCCCAGATTAATCAAAGATTCTCCTTCTCCCTGCCGATCACCAATCTCCTGGGCGATCACTAAACTCTTACGATGAGACTCGATTGCCCGATCATATCGCCCCAGTGCTTCGTAGGCTTTACCCAAATTTCGCAAGGCGATCGCTTCTCCCCGGCGATCTCGCAGCTCCCAGGCAATCTGCAAACTCTGAGTGTAGAGGGAAATTGCCTGGTCTGTGTTGCCTAATGAAAGATAGGCAACTCCCATATCACTGAGTACCCGTCCTTCCTCTAGACGATCCTGAGTTTCCCGTTTAATGGTTAAGCTCTGTTCATGGAAAGAAATCGCTTTCGTGTAATCGCCAAACGCCAGGTAAGCCGTCCCTAAACTGCCTAGTGCTCGTCCTTCAAGCCGACGGTTTTTGAGGAGTCCGCGGGCGATCGCTAGACTTTGTTCGTAATAGCGGATGGCGTTCTCATACTGAGCCAAAGACTCGTACACCGTACCCAGCCCAAGCAGTGCTTCAGCCACCCCATGCTGATTAGTTAGTTGCTGATAAATTAATCGCGTCTGCTCATAGTAGCGCATGGCTTGTTCATACCGGGCAAGTACCTCATAGCCATGCCCCAGGTTCATCAGTGCCTCTGCTTCCTTATCGCGGGCATTCGTCTGCTGAAAAATCCTGAGGGCTTGTTGGTAGTACGCGATCGCAGGTTCATACTCAGATAAATTCTGAGACACATTCCCCAGGCGCATAAGTGCAATTGCCCCGCCCTGAAGGTCTTGCAATGCTCGATAAATTTGCACTGCTTGCTGCAAAGTCTGCTTCGCCGCTTCAAACTGCTGAGCCTGGGCTTGCTGGGTACCCTGTTGTAAAAGCTTGTCGGCATCTGACTTGCGTTGAGGGATTGTCTGCCCCACAGTCTGCTCTACAGTCTGTGCCATGCCTGACAACTCAGCCATCGGCACCAATCCCACCAGCCCTGCAACAAATCCAGCCAAAACAACGAACATTCCGTCGTGCATCTAGTCTGCCTCTGACGTAAAGCCTCTAGTCGATCTTCTCTCCAGCGCAGCCGAGTTATGCAAGTTTCATGAACTGCCAAGATTATCACTTTAATTCAGCAGTTCTTGAGCCTATTCATCGAATCTTTTTGTTTTAGCGGACGGGATGGATACCATCCTTCTCCTGGCAGTTTGCAGCGTGTAAAACTT is a window of Leptolyngbyaceae cyanobacterium JSC-12 DNA encoding:
- a CDS encoding Chlorophyll A-B binding protein (IMG reference gene:2510098433~PFAM: Chlorophyll A-B binding protein), with protein sequence MVRGQVMEEGGRANVYAVEPKMYVDDTQKFGFNEYAEKLNGRLAMIGFVATLALEVVTGHGVIGWLTGL
- a CDS encoding hypothetical protein (IMG reference gene:2510098434~PFAM: Tetratricopeptide repeat), which gives rise to MHDGMFVVLAGFVAGLVGLVPMAELSGMAQTVEQTVGQTIPQRKSDADKLLQQGTQQAQAQQFEAAKQTLQQAVQIYRALQDLQGGAIALMRLGNVSQNLSEYEPAIAYYQQALRIFQQTNARDKEAEALMNLGHGYEVLARYEQAMRYYEQTRLIYQQLTNQHGVAEALLGLGTVYESLAQYENAIRYYEQSLAIARGLLKNRRLEGRALGSLGTAYLAFGDYTKAISFHEQSLTIKRETQDRLEEGRVLSDMGVAYLSLGNTDQAISLYTQSLQIAWELRDRRGEAIALRNLGKAYEALGRYDRAIESHRKSLVIAQEIGDRQGEGESLINLGVAYRTRGDSARAMEYHQLSLGITREIGDRRSEGSALGNLGMNYYAQGNYTQAIKYHEQRLAIAREIGDRQGEGNAMGNLGNAYRAQGNYAKAIEFHERRLAITRAIKETRGQGQSLGFLGLVYRSLGNYPKAIDYYKQSLEIAIQLNDRLGKAKSLGYLGNAYHDQGDYQEAIKYHQASLEAAQEISDRRGEGKSLGYLGNAYVAQGKYLEAIRYYQASLEIAQAVNDRRGQAKTLGSLGNAYLAIGDYAKAIDLHKSGLEMARQIKNRDGERIALSYIGATLQKQNQPELAIVFYKQSVNTSESIRQEIKKLPRDLQEIYTSSVAGTYRSLADLLLTQGRIREAQSILELLKVQEVRSYGNEDTDSLPVQLPFHPLEAKTLQTFEEQVTEKSLTPETLITLSQFLTRNRDRITQESNKILSELGNPQAILKAKPETLLIQNLVVGDKFWVVWTDAQGNGTAIVVPSVTQAQLTATVQKFRQQIGSPFSNLDALKATSTQLYNWLVPPPLQTELAKNPKQALIFSLDHVTRYIPVAALHDGNQYLAQRYALSNMITTESDMNDRFSPNGELPTVLALGTSKAFSTFAPLPNVPAELNAIVQDGNNQGIYPGKIHLDEAFTADTLRENIASFRVLHIATHGSFNPRSITESFLLLGNGNRLPITEIASLNQLHSTHLVVLSACETGLSRSAQDGTEISGISGYFLHRGAKSVLASLWLVNDASTSLLMQQFYKQLAKGTMTKAAALQRAQLELLQGNLTAKDAPQRSDILIAAEPGTWSTQGRSPDFSHPYYWAPFILIGNSL
- a CDS encoding hypothetical protein (IMG reference gene:2510098432), yielding MKTDFNFPDKYLIGPVVFRPEFNAQSEVITANQAWSLFFTAGQEDKALGFNAEAGRFFTNLLLAIAAVGVLWAVLFSTVA
- a CDS encoding hypothetical protein (IMG reference gene:2510098431~manually curated) — encoded protein: MLSLISLAVSNFIRFLWCPTLIWIGLVGFFLAIFYAVQDGVARLRRLHQIPCSRCVFFSSDYRLKCAVHPCKALSEEAINCLDYEASAHRSRRFLTGQSSIKTPKSLA
- a CDS encoding putative hydrolase or acyltransferase of alpha/beta superfamily (IMG reference gene:2510098430); translation: MSELPDALWLNVSAALQGFDRPLLKSLSHHVSIAQWQYYQPQDEGLSLETALVLLHDYLKQHPRPIHLLGHGTGGLLALLYTRRYSERVRSLTLLSVGVHPAVDWQAHYYAQLQLLPYSRRMLLTQTVFNLFGYQSPPIARELQQLLERDLESSLSPHSLYQRVSFFPGGVTVPLLVCGSNTDMVIDPNLLQGWQPWLKPGDRLWVCPDGRYFFHFFHPQLVSQQITQFWISQQPQTNTNISLEVISSNKSR